A part of Kitasatospora acidiphila genomic DNA contains:
- a CDS encoding amino acid ABC transporter permease has product MKGQTVDDDQLFDVPGPRGRRRIRIVTAVSVLVLAALLALALRQFAAHGQLAASQWQMFGNWAIIRFLLDGVGQTLLVTAVAAGLALPLGALVALVRLSRSRVARALARGYVELFRAVPLLLLLYIFLFGLPRTGLTFPVFWQLVIPIVLGNAAVLSEIFRAGVLALDRGQSEAAYSLGMTYWQAMAWVVIPQAVRRLVPTLVSQLVRLLKDSTLGYVVSYLELLHKAQVLGEYYHSVLPTYLVAAACFVLINTTLSALATWLERRRRS; this is encoded by the coding sequence GTGAAGGGCCAAACGGTGGACGACGACCAGCTGTTCGACGTCCCGGGCCCGCGGGGCCGGCGCCGGATCCGGATCGTCACCGCTGTCTCGGTGCTGGTGCTGGCGGCGCTACTGGCCCTGGCGCTGCGCCAGTTCGCCGCGCACGGGCAGCTGGCGGCCTCCCAGTGGCAGATGTTCGGCAACTGGGCGATCATCCGGTTCCTGCTCGACGGCGTCGGCCAGACCCTGCTGGTCACGGCCGTCGCCGCCGGACTGGCGCTGCCACTGGGGGCGTTGGTCGCGCTGGTCCGGCTCAGCCGCAGCCGGGTGGCCCGCGCGCTGGCCCGCGGCTATGTGGAGTTGTTCCGGGCCGTGCCGCTGCTGTTGCTGCTGTACATCTTCCTGTTCGGCCTGCCCCGGACCGGGTTGACCTTTCCGGTGTTCTGGCAGCTGGTCATCCCGATCGTGCTCGGCAACGCCGCCGTGCTGTCCGAGATCTTCCGGGCCGGTGTGCTGGCGCTGGACCGCGGCCAGTCGGAGGCCGCGTACAGCCTCGGCATGACGTACTGGCAGGCGATGGCCTGGGTGGTGATCCCGCAGGCGGTCCGCCGACTGGTCCCGACCCTGGTCAGCCAGTTGGTGCGGCTACTGAAGGACTCCACCCTCGGCTATGTGGTCAGCTATCTCGAACTGCTGCACAAGGCCCAGGTGTTGGGCGAGTACTACCACAGCGTGCTGCCCACCTACCTGGTCGCGGCGGCCTGCTTCGTCCTGATCAACACCACCCTGTCCGCCCTGGCCACCTGGCTGGAGCGCCGCCGCCGCAGCTGA
- a CDS encoding carbonic anhydrase, giving the protein MPSRRRFLVGGAAALAATPALGGPAQAAVGRPTWAVREAPGSPDEESTDPELVLRRLIQGNDRWVSGQLTHPHQTVARRMAVAAGQHPIATVFSCIDSRVPPEIVFDLGVGDLFVVRTAAQTNDGLIQGAVEYGAEEAVTPLVVVMGHQRCGAVTFAVDALNNGTEVPAKFKDVVEALRPAYEAALPLPGDQVENTVRAQIRLTVAQLRVDPVLAPLISEHRMRVVGAYYSLDTGCVEFALP; this is encoded by the coding sequence GTGCCGAGCCGACGCCGGTTCCTGGTCGGCGGCGCCGCCGCGCTGGCTGCCACCCCCGCGCTCGGCGGCCCGGCGCAAGCCGCCGTGGGCCGCCCGACCTGGGCGGTCCGCGAGGCGCCGGGATCGCCCGACGAGGAGTCGACCGACCCGGAGCTGGTGCTGCGCCGGCTGATCCAGGGCAACGACCGATGGGTGTCGGGTCAGCTGACCCATCCTCACCAGACCGTGGCCCGCCGGATGGCGGTGGCAGCAGGGCAGCACCCGATCGCCACGGTCTTCTCCTGCATCGACTCGCGGGTGCCACCGGAGATCGTGTTCGATCTCGGGGTGGGCGACCTGTTCGTGGTCCGGACCGCCGCGCAGACCAACGACGGCCTGATCCAGGGCGCGGTGGAGTACGGAGCCGAGGAAGCCGTCACACCGCTGGTCGTGGTGATGGGCCATCAGCGCTGCGGCGCGGTCACGTTCGCGGTGGACGCGCTCAACAACGGCACCGAGGTGCCGGCGAAGTTCAAGGACGTGGTGGAGGCGCTCCGACCCGCCTACGAAGCGGCGCTGCCACTTCCCGGTGACCAGGTCGAGAACACGGTCCGCGCCCAGATCCGGCTCACCGTGGCGCAGTTGCGTGTCGATCCGGTGCTCGCCCCGCTGATCAGCGAGCACCGGATGCGGGTGGTCGGCGCCTACTACTCGCTGGACACCGGCTGCGTCGAGTTCGCCTTGCCGTGA
- a CDS encoding aminopeptidase P family protein: MPAASAEAFRQGWADTGLKLSPVPGAAYAAKRRAAVSERFPGERIVIPAGGLKVRSNDFDYAFRPHSAFVHLTAEQGANAVPDSVLVFEPTGTGHSVTLYTRPRSPRDGGPNGTEFYRSRQHGEFWVGRRRTLSETADAFGIEAAARDDLQRALGGNVPTRVLRGEDALVDALVPPSARDEAELSTFLSELRLVKDEWEIEQLRAAVGSTVAGFHDVVGELRHATGLARGERWIEGTFNRRARLDGYGLGFDTIAAAGAHSCVLHWMRNDGPVRDGDLLLLDAGVEADSFYTGDVTRALPVSGQFTDAQRRVYDLVFAAQSAGIAALRPGARYGDFHHAAMRVIAEGLDGWGLRPGGTASDPDPGLYGRYTVCGSGHMLGLDCHDCSGARSETYADGVLQAGHVLTVEPGLYFQPDDLTIPEELRGIGIRIEDDFLITADGPVCLSSGLPRGADEVEAWMASLR; encoded by the coding sequence GTGCCAGCCGCGTCGGCCGAGGCCTTCCGGCAGGGGTGGGCGGATACGGGCCTGAAGCTGTCGCCCGTTCCCGGGGCGGCGTACGCGGCCAAGCGGCGTGCGGCGGTGTCCGAGCGGTTCCCCGGGGAGCGGATCGTCATTCCGGCGGGTGGGCTCAAGGTTCGGAGCAACGACTTCGACTACGCGTTCAGGCCGCACTCCGCGTTCGTCCACCTCACCGCGGAGCAGGGGGCGAACGCGGTCCCCGACAGTGTCCTGGTCTTCGAGCCCACCGGGACCGGGCACTCGGTCACGCTGTACACCCGGCCCCGGTCACCGCGGGACGGCGGGCCGAACGGCACGGAGTTCTACCGCAGCCGCCAGCACGGCGAGTTCTGGGTCGGGAGGCGCCGGACGCTCTCGGAGACCGCCGACGCCTTCGGCATCGAGGCCGCCGCACGTGACGACCTGCAACGAGCCCTCGGTGGGAACGTCCCGACCCGGGTGCTGCGCGGCGAGGACGCGCTGGTCGACGCACTGGTGCCGCCATCCGCCCGGGACGAGGCCGAACTGAGCACCTTCCTCTCGGAGTTGCGGCTGGTCAAGGACGAGTGGGAGATCGAGCAGCTGCGCGCGGCCGTGGGGTCCACGGTCGCCGGGTTCCACGACGTCGTCGGCGAGCTGCGCCACGCCACCGGACTGGCGCGGGGCGAGCGCTGGATCGAGGGCACCTTCAACCGGCGTGCCCGGCTCGACGGTTACGGCCTGGGATTCGACACCATCGCGGCTGCCGGCGCCCACTCGTGCGTCCTGCACTGGATGCGCAACGACGGCCCGGTGCGGGACGGGGACCTGCTGCTGCTGGACGCCGGTGTCGAAGCCGACTCCTTCTACACCGGCGACGTCACCCGGGCGCTGCCGGTCAGCGGGCAGTTCACGGATGCTCAGCGCCGGGTCTATGACCTGGTCTTCGCCGCCCAGTCGGCGGGCATCGCCGCGCTGCGGCCCGGGGCGCGGTACGGCGACTTCCACCACGCCGCGATGCGGGTCATCGCCGAGGGCCTCGACGGCTGGGGCCTGCGGCCCGGCGGCACCGCCAGCGACCCCGACCCCGGGCTGTACGGCCGCTACACCGTCTGCGGCTCGGGACACATGCTCGGCCTGGACTGCCACGACTGCTCCGGCGCCCGCAGCGAGACCTATGCGGACGGGGTGCTCCAGGCGGGCCACGTCCTCACCGTCGAGCCGGGACTGTACTTCCAGCCCGATGACCTGACCATCCCCGAGGAACTGCGCGGCATCGGCATCCGGATCGAGGACGACTTCCTCATCACGGCCGACGGCCCGGTCTGCCTGTCCTCGGGCCTGCCGCGGGGCGCGGACGAGGTCGAGGCATGGATGGCGTCGCTGCGATGA
- a CDS encoding glutamate ABC transporter substrate-binding protein — MTTRSSLTLPALLLTLTVACGLTACSSSSKMPAPPGSSGSAAGADSYQQVIDDAPVAAASDIPAGSLMAKIKARGTLNVGGTDAAALFALKDPVSGKVTGFDAGLADMLAKYIIGKPSTNRVQIDVTTREVLLQNGTVDSVLATYTITPARAQKVGFAGPYYSSGDAILVKSSDTAITKPSDLNGKSVCTETSSTAANDIKQFAPSAKVVLFQTNAECQQAVEQGRTDAYVLDQALLLGDAARDKNVKVVGQPFTDEPYGIGVPLSSPEMKTFVDNWLKLIESDGEWARLWKATIGTELSGDAPTPPVVGSAAGS, encoded by the coding sequence ATGACCACTCGCTCCTCCCTGACCCTCCCGGCGCTGCTGCTCACCCTGACGGTCGCGTGCGGCCTGACCGCGTGCAGTTCGTCGAGCAAGATGCCGGCCCCACCCGGCTCGTCCGGCTCGGCGGCCGGGGCGGACAGCTACCAACAGGTCATCGACGACGCGCCGGTGGCCGCCGCCTCGGACATCCCGGCCGGCAGCCTGATGGCGAAGATCAAGGCCCGTGGCACCCTGAACGTCGGTGGCACCGACGCCGCCGCACTGTTCGCCCTCAAGGACCCGGTCAGTGGCAAGGTGACCGGTTTCGACGCCGGCCTGGCCGACATGCTCGCCAAGTACATCATCGGCAAGCCGAGCACCAACCGGGTGCAGATCGACGTCACCACCCGCGAAGTCCTGCTGCAGAACGGCACGGTGGACTCGGTGCTCGCCACCTACACCATCACCCCCGCCCGCGCGCAGAAGGTCGGCTTCGCCGGACCGTACTACTCCTCCGGCGACGCCATCCTGGTCAAGTCGTCCGACACGGCCATCACCAAGCCGTCCGACCTGAACGGCAAGTCGGTCTGCACCGAGACGAGTTCGACCGCCGCCAACGACATCAAGCAGTTCGCCCCGAGCGCCAAGGTGGTGCTGTTCCAGACCAACGCCGAGTGCCAACAGGCCGTTGAGCAGGGCCGGACCGACGCGTACGTGCTGGACCAGGCGCTGCTGCTCGGCGACGCGGCCCGGGACAAGAACGTCAAGGTGGTCGGCCAGCCGTTCACCGACGAACCGTACGGCATCGGAGTGCCGTTGAGCTCGCCCGAGATGAAGACCTTCGTCGACAACTGGCTGAAGCTGATCGAGTCGGACGGCGAGTGGGCCAGGCTATGGAAGGCGACGATAGGCACCGAACTGTCCGGTGACGCCCCGACGCCGCCCGTCGTCGGCTCGGCCGCCGGGAGCTGA
- a CDS encoding condensation domain-containing protein: MALIKGSERATLAQAALYFADEKAEATGAFNLAVRVEVRGRIAAAELAAACRRLVAATPALRVRMGIDAWTGEIVYGFSDDEPEIEMLAEPVDDAETFIAARTMRPFEVDDGPLVRFLVLPVAPGHTTVVLIVHHLVYDWISHRLLAEQLSMSITGAVTPASPDEYVRLVRRVRAAEESALTEDRDYWYDRIPPSAMVAPFPREGASDTVLRRIITADPAAAAGISACAGSVGISVFKLVSAAVHHALPVPDSGVTALGAAASQRLAGEAAVVGCFINEVPLPASREAGETVVDLARREHARWSDDLRRRHYSFADLAAHVRRGGGAVEALNQVMISYRSQQQSVERAFAGVTCTAELDVPNYAAKTPLSVRFFEDGGGLGCEVQWSGHLSARSGERYTQCLAESLAQCAGTAVRIEEAS, translated from the coding sequence GTGGCTCTGATCAAGGGGAGCGAGCGGGCGACGCTGGCCCAAGCCGCGCTCTACTTCGCGGATGAGAAGGCCGAAGCGACAGGGGCCTTCAACCTCGCGGTGCGCGTGGAGGTCCGGGGCCGGATCGCGGCGGCGGAGCTGGCCGCCGCCTGTCGGCGGCTGGTGGCCGCGACGCCGGCCCTTCGGGTGCGGATGGGCATCGACGCCTGGACCGGGGAGATCGTCTACGGCTTCTCGGATGACGAGCCCGAGATCGAGATGCTCGCCGAGCCGGTGGACGACGCCGAGACCTTCATCGCGGCGCGAACCATGCGGCCGTTCGAGGTGGACGACGGTCCGCTGGTGCGATTCCTCGTTCTGCCGGTGGCTCCCGGGCACACGACAGTGGTCCTGATCGTCCACCATCTCGTCTACGACTGGATCAGCCACCGCCTCCTCGCCGAGCAGCTGAGCATGTCCATCACCGGAGCCGTGACGCCGGCCTCGCCTGACGAGTACGTCCGCCTGGTCCGCCGGGTTCGCGCGGCTGAGGAGTCCGCGCTCACCGAGGACCGCGACTACTGGTACGACAGGATCCCGCCATCGGCGATGGTCGCCCCGTTCCCGCGCGAGGGCGCCTCCGACACGGTGCTGCGGCGGATCATCACCGCGGATCCGGCCGCCGCGGCAGGCATCAGCGCGTGCGCCGGCTCCGTCGGCATCAGCGTATTCAAACTGGTCTCGGCGGCGGTCCACCATGCCTTGCCGGTGCCGGACAGCGGTGTGACCGCGCTCGGCGCGGCCGCATCCCAGCGGCTCGCCGGCGAGGCCGCGGTGGTGGGATGTTTCATCAACGAGGTGCCGCTGCCCGCGAGTCGGGAGGCCGGCGAGACAGTCGTCGACCTGGCTCGGCGAGAGCATGCGAGATGGTCCGACGATCTGCGGCGGCGCCACTACTCCTTCGCCGACCTGGCCGCGCACGTGCGCCGCGGCGGGGGTGCGGTGGAGGCACTGAACCAGGTGATGATCTCCTACCGCAGCCAGCAGCAGTCCGTCGAGCGCGCCTTCGCGGGCGTGACGTGCACGGCAGAGCTCGACGTCCCCAACTACGCGGCCAAGACCCCGCTGTCGGTGCGCTTCTTCGAGGACGGTGGCGGCCTCGGCTGCGAGGTGCAGTGGAGCGGGCACCTGTCGGCGCGGTCCGGCGAGCGGTACACGCAGTGCCTGGCCGAGTCACTCGCACAGTGCGCCGGAACCGCGGTGCGGATTGAGGAGGCCTCATGA
- a CDS encoding amino acid ABC transporter permease, whose amino-acid sequence MPTAVLSQLGDGLLVTVEMTALAFAGALVLGVLLAICRISPVPPLRLAGAAYVTAFRNIPLLVLLVLFVFGMPEVGLLYPLFATVALTMALYWAAFVCEVVRSGVRTVPRGQIEAARALGLTFTQCLRFVVIPQALRSMVQPLGSVFIGLALGTSLAAAVGVPELTGQAQLVTLKYDNPLTSFALTTAVYVAITLTSGLIAGRIERKVAIKR is encoded by the coding sequence GTGCCTACGGCGGTCCTGAGCCAGCTCGGCGACGGCCTGCTGGTCACCGTGGAGATGACGGCGCTGGCCTTCGCGGGCGCGCTGGTGCTGGGCGTGCTGCTGGCGATCTGCCGGATCAGCCCGGTGCCCCCGCTGCGGCTGGCCGGCGCGGCGTACGTCACGGCGTTCCGCAACATACCGCTGCTGGTGCTGCTGGTGCTGTTCGTCTTCGGGATGCCCGAAGTCGGGCTGCTCTACCCGCTGTTCGCGACGGTGGCGCTCACCATGGCGCTGTACTGGGCCGCGTTCGTCTGCGAGGTGGTGCGCTCGGGAGTACGGACCGTGCCGCGCGGGCAGATCGAGGCGGCCCGGGCGCTCGGCCTGACCTTCACCCAGTGCCTGCGGTTCGTGGTGATACCGCAGGCGCTGCGCTCGATGGTGCAGCCGCTGGGCAGCGTCTTCATCGGCCTGGCGCTCGGCACCTCGCTGGCCGCCGCCGTCGGCGTGCCCGAACTGACCGGCCAGGCCCAGCTGGTGACGCTCAAGTACGACAACCCGCTGACCAGCTTCGCGCTGACAACGGCGGTCTACGTGGCGATCACCCTGACCTCCGGGCTGATCGCGGGCCGGATCGAACGGAAGGTGGCCATCAAACGGTGA
- a CDS encoding IS110 family RNA-guided transposase, with protein sequence MIYCGIDWAEKTHDVALVNDSGQLLAKRHITDDAAGYKILLDLLAECGDTAENPIPVAIETSRGLLVAVLRTGRRQVFAINPLAAARYRDRHAVSRKKSDPGDALLLANILRTDMHAHRPLPDDSDLARAIAVLARAQQDAVWNRQQIANQLRSLLREYYPAALEAFAKWANGLCRPEARELLKLAPTPAQAARLTHTQITAALRRAGRQRGIEPEAERLREVFRTEWAHQPALVEKALGKQMLALMGQLTAACTAADNLAQAVEEMFPQHPDAEIILSFPGLGPQLGARVLAEIGDDRTRFADARGLKAYAGASPVTRASGKKSSITRRWVKNDRLNHAGYLWAFAALTNSPGAMAHYRRRRDDAGDWHAAAQRNLFNRLLGQLYHCLKNRRLFDEQVAFPAPAVAAAA encoded by the coding sequence TTGATCTACTGCGGCATCGACTGGGCCGAGAAGACGCACGACGTCGCCCTGGTCAACGACTCGGGCCAGCTGCTGGCCAAACGTCACATCACCGACGACGCGGCCGGCTACAAGATCCTGCTGGACCTGCTCGCCGAATGCGGCGACACCGCCGAAAACCCGATCCCGGTCGCGATCGAGACCTCCCGCGGGTTGCTGGTCGCCGTGCTGCGGACCGGCAGGCGCCAGGTGTTCGCGATCAACCCGCTGGCCGCCGCCCGCTACCGCGACCGGCACGCCGTCTCCCGCAAGAAGTCCGACCCCGGCGACGCCCTGCTCCTGGCGAACATCCTGCGCACCGACATGCACGCCCACCGGCCCCTGCCCGACGACAGCGACCTGGCCCGCGCCATCGCCGTCCTCGCCCGCGCTCAACAGGACGCGGTCTGGAACCGGCAGCAGATCGCCAACCAGCTCCGCTCCCTGCTGCGCGAGTACTACCCGGCCGCCTTGGAGGCCTTCGCCAAGTGGGCCAACGGCCTGTGCCGCCCCGAGGCCCGCGAGCTGCTCAAGCTCGCCCCCACCCCTGCCCAGGCCGCCCGGCTGACCCACACTCAGATCACTGCGGCTCTCCGGCGGGCCGGTCGCCAGCGCGGCATCGAACCGGAGGCCGAGCGGCTACGCGAGGTCTTCCGCACCGAGTGGGCCCATCAGCCCGCCCTGGTCGAGAAGGCGCTCGGCAAGCAGATGCTCGCCCTCATGGGCCAGCTCACCGCCGCCTGCACCGCCGCCGACAACCTCGCCCAGGCCGTCGAGGAGATGTTCCCGCAGCACCCGGACGCCGAGATCATCCTCAGCTTCCCCGGCCTCGGCCCCCAGCTCGGCGCCCGGGTGCTGGCCGAGATCGGTGACGACCGCACACGCTTCGCCGACGCCCGCGGCCTCAAGGCCTACGCCGGTGCCTCCCCCGTCACCCGCGCCTCCGGCAAGAAGTCGAGCATCACCCGCCGGTGGGTGAAGAACGACCGGCTCAACCACGCCGGCTACCTGTGGGCCTTCGCCGCCTTGACCAACTCGCCCGGAGCCATGGCCCACTACCGGCGCCGTCGCGACGACGCCGGCGACTGGCACGCCGCCGCCCAGCGCAACCTGTTCAACCGCCTGCTCGGCCAGCTCTACCACTGCCTCAAGAACCGCCGGCTGTTCGACGAGCAAGTCGCCTTCCCAGCCCCGGCCGTGGCCGCTGCTGCCTGA
- a CDS encoding amino acid ABC transporter ATP-binding protein, with translation MREVSVASGPGSAARADALLQLRGVNKHYGQSHVLRDVDLDVHAGEVVVLLGASGSGKSTLCRCVNRLETIDSGEIVLDGTPIPAEGRELARLRAQVGMVFQSFNLFGHRTVVENVTLAPVRVRGLPRARAEARARELLDRVGLADKADAHPAQLSGGQQQRVAIARTLAMDPRLILFDEPTSALDPEMIGEVLEVMTELAAEGMTMLVVTHEMGFARRAADRVAFLDQGRILETAPPDVFFENPSTDRARDFLGKILRH, from the coding sequence GTGCGCGAGGTGTCCGTGGCGAGTGGTCCTGGCAGTGCTGCCCGTGCGGACGCGCTGCTGCAGCTCAGGGGAGTCAACAAGCACTACGGACAGTCGCATGTGCTGCGGGATGTCGACCTCGACGTGCACGCGGGCGAGGTCGTGGTCCTGCTGGGTGCCTCCGGCTCCGGCAAGTCGACGCTCTGCCGGTGCGTGAACCGGCTGGAGACCATCGACTCCGGCGAGATCGTCCTGGACGGCACGCCGATTCCGGCCGAGGGCCGCGAACTGGCCCGGCTACGCGCCCAGGTCGGGATGGTGTTCCAGTCCTTCAACCTGTTCGGCCACCGGACGGTAGTGGAGAACGTCACGCTCGCGCCCGTCCGGGTGCGCGGGCTGCCCCGCGCCCGGGCCGAGGCACGCGCCCGTGAGCTGCTCGACCGGGTCGGGCTCGCCGACAAGGCCGACGCCCATCCCGCCCAGCTCTCCGGCGGGCAGCAGCAACGCGTCGCGATCGCACGCACGTTGGCGATGGACCCGCGACTGATCCTGTTCGACGAGCCGACCTCCGCGCTGGACCCCGAGATGATCGGCGAGGTGCTGGAGGTGATGACCGAACTCGCCGCCGAGGGCATGACCATGCTCGTGGTGACGCACGAGATGGGCTTCGCCCGCCGCGCCGCCGACCGGGTGGCCTTCCTGGACCAGGGCCGGATCCTGGAGACCGCGCCGCCCGACGTCTTCTTCGAGAACCCGAGCACCGACCGCGCCCGCGACTTCCTCGGCAAGATCCTGCGGCACTGA
- a CDS encoding NUDIX hydrolase codes for MNDSPYTPRTFPISIKGVVLDSQNRVLLLKNEREEWELPGGKLELGEEPADCAAREVREESGWDIAAGPLLDVWMYEPIPGRHVFIVTYGCRLLGPEQAPVVSSEHKEIGLFVEDQIADLVMPQGYKDSIARWYDHRGVG; via the coding sequence ATGAACGACTCCCCGTACACGCCGCGCACTTTCCCGATCTCGATCAAGGGCGTGGTGCTCGATTCGCAGAACCGAGTGCTGTTGCTCAAGAACGAGCGTGAGGAATGGGAACTGCCCGGCGGCAAGCTCGAACTCGGCGAGGAACCCGCGGACTGCGCCGCCCGGGAGGTCCGGGAGGAGAGCGGCTGGGATATCGCGGCCGGCCCCCTGCTGGACGTCTGGATGTACGAGCCGATCCCCGGCCGCCACGTCTTCATCGTCACCTACGGCTGCCGGCTGCTCGGACCGGAACAGGCCCCGGTGGTGAGCAGCGAGCACAAGGAGATCGGCCTCTTCGTCGAGGACCAGATCGCCGACTTGGTGATGCCGCAGGGCTACAAGGACTCCATCGCCCGCTGGTACGACCACCGCGGAGTCGGCTGA
- a CDS encoding lantibiotic dehydratase, with protein MELRSAGFPSAIVEPLADDELLAAAAAEDSEAPLSDALAREYDGAIARMEAALRAAAADPMLREAVAWQNPAMLRDCVDKVATRSKAQPARQRRRELKVATYLQRYGLKNETIGFFGPHCWGRWCEDTTGMTVRPGERLLRRRQVYFEHWAVEAVARALAADPRVRVSLKPRRSEADVLLGDGSVRRPRGPVRELTAAEAEVFDLCDGAMTILEIERSIPGYAERTGESVLAVVDRLTAEDLLVCELPLSVGEFREQELRGELLAVADAVAREQALGLLDEVLAAREAVSEAAGDADSVFKAMERLDEVFERVTGQDPARRAGQAYGGRRVVYEDTVRDTEVALGADLLGQLAAPLGLLLDSARWFVGQVGEAYGRRLVQVYERLRSASADGEVSLNAVLNAMTPDLVYSFQDLAPPVAAVVPELQRRWAEILAVPDGVRRHQVSAADLADRVRELFPACEPPWSSAVHQCPDIMITGRDPQAIAAGDYEFVLGELHLAINTQDSPAGIAQCPDPARFAATDAADRRTPRVLPLPARESPAVNSRTYPPVLVGPQDLVWTMHARNTGTTGRVIPGASMTVHRDGERLIVKSPEAPDLDILEVLGEYLSGAAMNGFKPLPSAAYRPRVTIDRLVISRESWSIGVTELAWVRRSDRVERHRAAVRWRDLVGLPRRAFYRVAVEAKPIYVDFSSIALVELLAAAVRSAAEDDPASRVSFSEMLPDLPGHWLRDGAGAAYASELRLVAIDGAGA; from the coding sequence GTGGAGCTGCGCTCCGCCGGGTTCCCGTCGGCCATCGTCGAGCCGCTGGCCGACGACGAACTGCTGGCGGCCGCAGCCGCCGAGGACTCCGAAGCCCCGCTGTCGGACGCACTGGCCCGGGAGTACGACGGCGCCATCGCACGGATGGAGGCGGCGCTGCGCGCGGCGGCGGCGGACCCGATGCTCCGCGAAGCGGTCGCGTGGCAGAACCCCGCCATGCTCCGCGACTGCGTGGACAAGGTCGCCACCCGGTCCAAGGCCCAGCCGGCACGGCAGCGCCGCCGGGAGCTCAAGGTCGCCACCTACCTCCAGCGCTACGGCTTGAAGAACGAGACCATCGGCTTCTTCGGACCGCACTGCTGGGGTCGATGGTGCGAGGACACGACCGGGATGACGGTCCGGCCCGGTGAGCGGCTGCTGCGCCGACGCCAGGTGTACTTCGAGCACTGGGCCGTCGAAGCGGTGGCCCGGGCGCTCGCCGCCGATCCGCGGGTGCGGGTGTCCCTCAAGCCGCGTCGCTCGGAGGCCGACGTGCTGCTGGGCGACGGCAGCGTTCGCAGGCCGCGCGGCCCGGTGCGCGAGCTCACCGCCGCGGAGGCCGAGGTCTTCGACCTGTGCGATGGGGCCATGACGATCCTGGAGATCGAGCGGTCGATCCCGGGATACGCCGAGCGGACCGGCGAGAGTGTGTTGGCGGTCGTCGACCGGCTCACCGCGGAAGACCTGCTGGTATGCGAACTCCCGCTCTCCGTGGGCGAGTTCCGCGAGCAGGAGCTGCGCGGTGAGCTCCTGGCGGTGGCCGACGCGGTGGCCCGCGAGCAGGCGCTCGGCCTCCTGGACGAGGTGCTCGCCGCCCGTGAGGCCGTGAGCGAGGCGGCGGGCGACGCCGACTCGGTGTTCAAGGCAATGGAACGGCTCGACGAGGTCTTCGAGCGGGTGACCGGGCAGGATCCGGCACGCCGGGCGGGACAGGCCTACGGCGGTCGGCGGGTGGTGTACGAGGACACGGTCCGCGACACCGAGGTGGCATTGGGGGCGGACCTGCTCGGACAACTCGCCGCGCCGTTGGGCCTGTTGCTCGACAGCGCGCGCTGGTTCGTCGGACAGGTCGGCGAGGCGTACGGCAGGCGCCTCGTGCAGGTGTACGAGAGGCTCCGCTCGGCCTCCGCGGACGGCGAGGTGTCGCTGAACGCCGTCCTCAACGCGATGACACCTGACCTGGTCTACTCGTTCCAGGACCTCGCGCCGCCGGTCGCGGCGGTCGTCCCGGAGCTCCAGCGGCGCTGGGCGGAGATCCTTGCGGTCCCGGACGGCGTCCGCCGCCACCAGGTGTCGGCCGCCGACCTGGCCGACCGGGTGCGCGAGCTGTTCCCGGCCTGCGAGCCGCCGTGGTCGTCGGCGGTCCACCAGTGCCCGGACATCATGATCACCGGCCGCGACCCGCAGGCGATCGCCGCCGGCGACTACGAGTTCGTGCTCGGAGAGCTGCATCTGGCGATCAACACGCAGGACAGCCCGGCCGGTATCGCGCAGTGCCCCGACCCCGCCCGGTTCGCCGCGACGGACGCGGCCGACCGCCGGACGCCGCGCGTGCTCCCGCTGCCCGCACGGGAATCCCCGGCGGTCAACTCCCGCACGTACCCTCCGGTGCTGGTCGGCCCGCAGGACCTGGTGTGGACCATGCACGCCCGAAACACCGGGACGACGGGCCGGGTCATCCCCGGCGCGTCCATGACCGTGCACCGCGATGGCGAGCGTCTGATCGTCAAGTCCCCCGAGGCGCCGGACCTGGACATCCTGGAGGTGCTGGGGGAGTACCTGTCCGGCGCCGCCATGAACGGCTTCAAGCCGCTGCCGTCGGCCGCATACCGTCCCCGCGTCACGATCGACCGGCTGGTGATCTCCCGCGAGTCCTGGAGCATCGGCGTCACCGAACTGGCCTGGGTGCGGCGTTCCGACCGCGTCGAGCGGCATCGGGCCGCAGTGCGCTGGCGCGACTTGGTGGGGCTGCCGCGGCGTGCCTTCTACCGGGTCGCGGTGGAGGCCAAGCCGATCTACGTCGACTTCAGCAGCATCGCGTTGGTGGAGTTGCTCGCCGCTGCGGTCCGCAGCGCGGCCGAGGACGATCCCGCGTCCCGGGTCTCGTTCTCCGAGATGCTGCCCGACCTGCCCGGGCACTGGCTCCGGGACGGCGCGGGCGCGGCCTACGCGTCCGAGCTGCGGCTCGTCGCGATCGACGGCGCCGGCGCGTAA